The following are from one region of the uncultured Hyphomonas sp. genome:
- the pepN gene encoding aminopeptidase N, whose amino-acid sequence MRTETPVSVNLSDYKPYPFEVEQVDLRFDLDPDATKVRSELKIRRTGGGGEALELDGDGLKLLSIAIDGTPLEPGAYEQTEKGLTIASVPDAFTLVTEVEIAPSQNTALSGLYMSGGRFCSQCESTGFRRITFYPDRPDVMSAFHVWMAADKAAYPILLSNGTPGETGDLDDGRHFAVWDDPHKKPSYLFALCAGDYDVWRDSFTTMNGDEIALAIHVDKGDAERAAWAMDSLKRSMTWDEQTYGRAYDLGVFNIVAVRDFNFGAMENKGLNVFNSAYVLADEASATDADFEAIESIVAHEYFHNWTGNRITCRDWFQLCLKEGLTVFRDQNFSADMRSRPVQRIKDVIRLRARQFAEDAGPLAHSVRPDHYGSIDNLYTATVYEKGAELIGMLRRMIGEELYRKGTDLYFERHDGQAVTIEDFYKCFEDVTGEDFTQFRLWYAQAGTPEVTVEENWKPETRELEITLKQKTPPTPGQPVKAPVPIPLEMALLDEEGNLAEWTTILEDEEITLTMEMPESVTEAPLVSVNRDFTAPIRLNRSLTRDQRLAMVRVETDPFNQWDAVQTLVKEEILALSEGSQAEPDDALVAALAGAVEGAVDDPAFAALLTRLPEVGEMFLERQPADAVALNTARKKLQSALAEKLSGFSASTLGKPTPTPFDPGAEQAGIRALRTAMIVLLGVSPDAGAADTLRKLYDNATNMTERLAALRAYTVQKGGKANEALADFESTWKDNPLVMDKWFALQATTGDAETVKTLAAHPDFDLRNPNRVRSVVAAFTVQNLAAFHAPDGSGYQAVEEIILKADKANPALGARLLTAFEQWRILEPQARDAAEATLKRLQAAGLSSNAADIVARALG is encoded by the coding sequence ATGCGAACCGAAACCCCCGTATCCGTCAACCTTTCCGACTACAAACCCTATCCGTTCGAAGTCGAGCAGGTGGATCTGCGTTTCGATCTCGATCCGGATGCGACGAAAGTCCGCTCCGAACTGAAGATCCGGCGCACCGGCGGGGGGGGAGAGGCGCTGGAACTGGACGGGGACGGGCTGAAGCTCCTCTCGATCGCCATTGATGGCACGCCGCTGGAGCCGGGCGCCTATGAGCAGACCGAGAAAGGCCTGACCATCGCCTCGGTGCCGGATGCCTTCACGCTGGTAACCGAGGTGGAGATCGCCCCGTCGCAGAACACGGCGCTGTCCGGTCTTTACATGTCCGGCGGGCGCTTCTGCAGCCAGTGCGAGTCGACAGGCTTCCGCCGCATCACCTTCTATCCGGACCGGCCGGATGTGATGAGCGCGTTTCATGTCTGGATGGCTGCAGACAAGGCGGCCTATCCGATCCTCCTGTCCAATGGCACGCCGGGTGAGACCGGAGACCTGGACGACGGCCGCCATTTCGCGGTCTGGGATGATCCGCACAAGAAGCCGTCTTACCTCTTCGCGCTCTGCGCCGGGGATTATGACGTCTGGCGCGACAGCTTCACCACGATGAATGGCGACGAGATTGCGCTGGCCATCCATGTCGACAAGGGTGATGCCGAACGCGCCGCCTGGGCGATGGACAGCCTCAAACGCTCCATGACCTGGGACGAGCAGACCTATGGCCGCGCTTATGATCTTGGCGTGTTCAACATCGTGGCCGTGCGCGACTTCAATTTCGGCGCCATGGAGAACAAGGGCCTCAACGTCTTCAACTCCGCCTATGTGCTGGCCGACGAGGCGAGCGCGACGGACGCAGATTTCGAGGCCATCGAAAGCATCGTCGCCCACGAATATTTCCATAACTGGACAGGCAACCGCATCACCTGCCGGGACTGGTTCCAGCTCTGCCTGAAAGAAGGTCTCACGGTGTTCCGTGATCAGAATTTCTCGGCGGACATGCGCTCGCGCCCGGTGCAGCGCATCAAGGATGTCATCCGCCTGCGCGCGCGCCAGTTCGCGGAAGATGCCGGCCCGCTCGCCCATTCGGTGCGGCCGGACCATTATGGCTCCATCGACAATCTCTACACGGCCACGGTCTATGAGAAGGGCGCCGAACTGATCGGCATGCTGCGCCGGATGATCGGCGAAGAGCTCTACCGTAAAGGCACAGACCTCTATTTCGAGCGTCATGACGGCCAGGCCGTGACGATTGAGGATTTCTACAAATGCTTCGAAGACGTCACCGGCGAGGACTTCACCCAGTTCCGCCTCTGGTATGCCCAGGCCGGAACGCCGGAAGTGACGGTTGAGGAAAACTGGAAGCCCGAGACGCGTGAACTTGAGATCACACTGAAACAGAAAACGCCGCCGACGCCCGGCCAGCCGGTGAAAGCGCCGGTGCCGATCCCGCTGGAAATGGCGCTGCTGGACGAGGAAGGTAATCTCGCAGAATGGACAACCATTCTGGAAGATGAAGAGATCACCCTGACGATGGAGATGCCCGAAAGCGTGACCGAAGCGCCGCTGGTCTCGGTCAACCGCGATTTCACGGCCCCCATCCGTCTCAACCGCTCCCTGACGCGTGACCAGCGCCTCGCAATGGTTCGTGTGGAGACTGACCCGTTCAATCAATGGGATGCCGTTCAGACACTGGTGAAGGAAGAGATCCTGGCCTTGTCTGAGGGCAGCCAGGCAGAGCCGGACGATGCGCTGGTTGCCGCGCTTGCGGGCGCCGTTGAAGGGGCTGTGGATGATCCGGCCTTTGCCGCGCTGCTGACGCGTCTGCCGGAAGTGGGGGAGATGTTCCTGGAGCGCCAGCCGGCCGATGCCGTCGCCCTGAATACGGCCCGGAAGAAGCTTCAATCCGCGCTGGCGGAGAAACTCTCCGGCTTCAGTGCTTCGACCCTTGGAAAGCCGACCCCGACACCGTTCGATCCGGGGGCTGAGCAGGCCGGGATCCGCGCGCTGCGAACGGCGATGATCGTGCTGCTCGGCGTGTCGCCTGATGCAGGCGCAGCCGATACGCTGCGGAAACTGTACGACAATGCCACCAACATGACCGAACGCCTCGCAGCCCTGCGGGCCTATACGGTGCAGAAGGGCGGGAAGGCGAATGAGGCGCTGGCCGATTTCGAGTCCACCTGGAAGGACAATCCGCTGGTCATGGACAAATGGTTCGCCCTGCAGGCCACCACGGGCGATGCCGAAACGGTGAAGACCCTCGCTGCGCATCCGGACTTTGATCTGCGCAATCCGAACCGCGTGCGCTCGGTCGTGGCGGCCTTCACGGTGCAGAACCTTGCGGCCTTCCATGCGCCGGACGGAT
- a CDS encoding VanZ family protein, which translates to MTRFFRSAAARRAAGIAALALMLAIAVLSLVPAGDLPPVEGSDKLKHFIAYGSLGGALTLALGPGRAVRAFLITIIYGAMMEVAQGLAPTGREFSLLDEVANILGAGLGTGLALILRR; encoded by the coding sequence ATGACCCGCTTTTTCCGGTCAGCTGCAGCCCGGCGCGCAGCCGGCATCGCAGCGCTTGCCCTGATGCTCGCAATCGCCGTGCTTTCACTGGTTCCGGCAGGTGACCTGCCGCCGGTCGAAGGCTCCGACAAGCTCAAACACTTCATTGCCTATGGCAGTCTTGGCGGCGCCCTGACCCTTGCCCTCGGACCCGGCCGCGCTGTCCGCGCCTTTCTCATTACGATTATTTATGGTGCCATGATGGAAGTGGCGCAGGGACTGGCGCCGACCGGACGGGAATTTTCCCTGCTCGACGAAGTCGCCAACATTCTGGGCGCCGGACTCGGAACAGGTCTCGCGCTGATCCTCCGGCGCTGA
- a CDS encoding acyl-CoA dehydrogenase family protein, with the protein MNFDFSEDQKYLAGEARKFLEAESAIAVVREVLNDDDKAYSEGLWKKIGEMGWLGTAVPEEQGGLGLGMLEMCVLAEEMGRVLAPVPFSSTAYFLTEAVKLAGSDEVKNDILPRIVAGEVIGCYAASEGPGHPEPATLKTTFDGSTVSGTKIPVTDGGIATHAVVLAKEGSGASLVLVDLSGAGVTRKTLSTLDPTRGHAELTFDKTPGIRLGAAGDGANLNDQLMDRVAVLLAFEQLGGASRALEMAKEYALERYAFGRPIAGNQAIKHKLAEMYVKNEVARSNCFYGAWALSTDAPEMPEAAAAARVAASEAFWFASKENIQTHGGMGFTWEVDCHLYYRRAKLLAVQAGGPKVWKEKLVRALEQKNAA; encoded by the coding sequence ATGAACTTCGATTTTTCGGAAGACCAGAAATACCTCGCTGGCGAAGCGCGGAAATTCCTCGAAGCCGAGAGCGCCATTGCGGTGGTGCGCGAGGTATTGAACGATGACGACAAGGCCTATTCGGAAGGCCTCTGGAAGAAGATCGGCGAAATGGGATGGCTGGGCACCGCTGTTCCGGAAGAACAGGGCGGGCTCGGCCTCGGCATGCTGGAAATGTGCGTGCTGGCCGAAGAGATGGGCCGCGTCCTGGCGCCGGTCCCCTTCTCGTCCACGGCCTATTTCCTGACTGAGGCAGTGAAGCTGGCCGGGTCGGATGAGGTGAAGAACGACATCCTGCCGCGCATCGTCGCCGGTGAGGTTATCGGCTGCTATGCCGCCAGCGAAGGCCCGGGACATCCGGAACCTGCAACCCTCAAGACCACATTCGACGGCTCCACTGTCTCCGGCACCAAGATCCCGGTCACCGATGGCGGCATCGCCACGCATGCCGTTGTGCTGGCCAAGGAAGGCTCCGGCGCCAGCCTCGTGCTGGTGGATCTCTCCGGCGCAGGCGTGACGCGTAAGACGCTGTCCACGCTGGACCCGACGCGCGGCCATGCCGAGCTGACCTTCGACAAGACGCCGGGCATCCGCCTCGGTGCCGCAGGTGACGGCGCAAACCTGAATGATCAGCTGATGGACAGGGTCGCCGTGCTGCTCGCCTTCGAACAGCTGGGCGGGGCCTCCCGCGCGCTGGAAATGGCGAAGGAATACGCGCTGGAGCGCTACGCCTTCGGCCGTCCGATCGCCGGCAACCAGGCCATCAAGCACAAGCTGGCCGAGATGTATGTGAAGAACGAGGTGGCCCGGTCCAACTGCTTCTATGGCGCCTGGGCCCTGTCGACCGATGCGCCGGAAATGCCGGAAGCCGCTGCCGCTGCGCGCGTCGCCGCGTCGGAAGCCTTCTGGTTCGCTTCGAAAGAGAACATCCAGACTCATGGCGGCATGGGCTTCACCTGGGAGGTGGACTGCCACCTCTACTACCGCCGTGCCAAGCTGCTGGCCGTGCAGGCCGGCGGGCCGAAGGTCTGGAAAGAGAAACTCGTGCGTGCTCTTGAGCAGAAAAACGCCGCCTAA
- a CDS encoding acyl-CoA dehydrogenase family protein, which translates to MDFNDTPEEAAFRKEARTFLEKHLKPKGSEPASRNRANMLDKAKAWQKTKAENKFAQITWPKEWGGRGGTAMQSVIWGQEESKFDAPTGPFAIGLGMCVPTVIAFGSDEHKERYVQKALMGEEIWCQLFSEPSAGSDVAGLKTRAVKDGDDWVINGQKVWTSGAHYSDFGILLVRTDPKVPKHKGLTMFIVNMKQPGVEVRPIHQASGGREFNEVYFTDVRIPDKDRLGDVGAGWKVALVTLMNERLAVGGSPGPDWAEIMDYARDQGTLSDQAFREKLADWYVAAQGYKLTKFRTQTALSRGQTPGPENSIGKIITANHLQDICNSAIEMQDHYGIINETDRMPADAIFQQSFMWAPGLRIAGGTDEILKNIIAERVLGLPQDVRVDKDKPFDELKSG; encoded by the coding sequence ATGGACTTCAACGATACACCCGAAGAAGCCGCGTTCCGCAAAGAGGCGCGCACCTTCCTTGAAAAACACCTGAAGCCGAAGGGCTCGGAGCCAGCCAGCCGCAACCGTGCGAACATGCTGGACAAGGCGAAAGCCTGGCAGAAGACGAAAGCCGAGAACAAATTCGCACAGATCACCTGGCCCAAGGAATGGGGCGGGCGTGGCGGCACCGCCATGCAGAGCGTGATCTGGGGCCAGGAAGAGTCGAAATTCGACGCGCCGACCGGCCCGTTCGCCATCGGCCTCGGCATGTGTGTGCCCACCGTCATCGCCTTCGGCTCCGACGAACACAAGGAACGCTATGTCCAGAAAGCCCTGATGGGCGAGGAAATCTGGTGCCAGCTGTTCTCCGAACCGTCTGCCGGGTCTGACGTGGCCGGCCTGAAAACCCGCGCCGTCAAGGATGGCGACGACTGGGTGATCAACGGCCAGAAGGTCTGGACCTCCGGCGCCCACTATTCCGATTTCGGCATCCTCCTTGTCCGGACGGATCCGAAAGTGCCGAAGCACAAGGGCCTCACCATGTTCATCGTGAACATGAAACAGCCCGGCGTCGAAGTCCGCCCGATCCACCAGGCCTCCGGCGGCCGGGAATTCAACGAGGTTTACTTCACCGACGTCCGCATCCCGGACAAGGACCGTCTCGGCGATGTCGGCGCAGGCTGGAAAGTGGCGCTCGTCACGCTGATGAACGAACGTCTCGCTGTCGGCGGCTCCCCCGGTCCGGACTGGGCAGAGATCATGGATTATGCCCGTGATCAGGGCACGCTGTCCGATCAGGCCTTCCGCGAGAAACTGGCGGACTGGTACGTCGCCGCGCAGGGCTACAAGCTGACCAAGTTCCGCACCCAGACCGCCCTCTCCCGCGGCCAGACGCCGGGGCCGGAAAACTCGATCGGCAAGATCATCACGGCCAACCATCTTCAGGACATCTGCAACTCGGCCATCGAGATGCAGGACCATTACGGCATCATCAACGAGACCGACCGGATGCCGGCCGATGCGATCTTCCAGCAGAGCTTCATGTGGGCCCCCGGCCTGCGCATTGCTGGCGGCACGGATGAAATCCTGAAGAACATCATCGCAGAGCGCGTCCTGGGCCTGCCGCAGGATGTCCGCGTCGACAAGGACAAGCCGTTCGACGAGCTGAAAAGCGGCTGA
- a CDS encoding DUF2892 domain-containing protein — protein MFKTNEGTIDRVLRVIVGLALIAIVFVGPQTPWGWIGLVPLLTGLAGTCPLYTILGIRTCKLKD, from the coding sequence ATGTTCAAGACCAATGAAGGCACCATCGACCGCGTCCTGCGCGTCATCGTCGGCCTCGCCCTGATTGCCATCGTCTTCGTCGGCCCGCAGACGCCGTGGGGCTGGATCGGCCTTGTGCCGCTGCTGACAGGCCTCGCCGGGACCTGCCCGCTCTACACGATCCTCGGCATCCGCACCTGCAAG